In Candida orthopsilosis Co 90-125, chromosome 4 draft sequence, a single genomic region encodes these proteins:
- a CDS encoding cysteine sulfinate decarboxylase, with the protein MTIESDLEKNRVEELDHLLTLIKPKILQYIAEADPNSSKYKASSLGTYHEPSFLKQELINDSDNNLMKPANEDQLWEIIDKVLAYSVNTWNPGFLDKLYASNNPIGVISDIILSVLNTNSHVYTVSPVLSVLENYIGKKYASLFFTDNLQTCGGLTFSGGSWSNITSMQIARSMKFPSTKQHGNGDHKFAIYTSKHCHYSVVKGAILLGLGSENVFKVDVTKEGTLKVDDLEKVIEQSIEDGYTPLYINSTAGTTVFGSYDPFEEIAKVAKKYNIHFHIDGSWGGNVVFSPTYKDRLAGCQYADSITVNPHKMLGVPTTCSFLLIPHVAHFQTAMSLQAPYLFHGRDNDDDENYDLADGTMGCGRRADSFKFYLSWLYYGQIGFQHRVDHAYKIQEHFVSRITSYPGDVFELVGPKTPQCLQVCFYYHPPSVKGDKSSGSAGERNTEVTRYISRELHKQGKYLVDFSPNPEDESQGEFFRVVFNSPILSDKVVDDLIESIVTVGQELQ; encoded by the coding sequence ATGACCATTGAAtcagatttggaaaaaaatagagttgaagaattaGACCACTTGCTTACTTTAATTAAACCGAAAATCCTTCAATACATTGCAGAAGCCGATCCTAATTCGTCTAAATATAAAGCTAGCTCATTAGGGACATACCATGAACCAAGTTTTTTAAAACAGGAATTAATCAATGATCTGGATAATAATTTAATGAAACCAGCTAATGAAGATCAATTATGGGAGATTATTGATAAAGTATTGGCGTATTCTGTCAACACCTGGAACCCTGGCTTTTTAGATAAATTATATGCTTCAAATAACCCCATTGGTGTCATTTCCGATATCATTTTAAGTGTATTGAATACAAATTCTCATGTGTATACAGTCTCACCAGTGTTGTCGGTGTTGGAAAATTATATTGGGAAAAAGTATGCTTCGTTGTTCTTCACCGATAATTTACAAACTTGTGGTGGGTTGACTTTCAGTGGTGGATCATGGTCTAATATCACTAGTATGCAAATTGCCCGAAGTATGAAGTTTCCCCTGACTAAGCAACACGGGAATGGTGATCATAAGTTTGCCATATATACTAGTAAACATTGTCATTATTCAGTCGTCAAAGGAGCTATTTTGTTGGGATTAGGAAGCGAAAATgttttcaaagttgatgTGACTAAGGAGGGCACTTTGAAAGTGGATGACTTGGAAAAAGTTATTGAACAGTCGATTGAGGATGGATATACTCCATTATATATAAATTCCACTGCAGGAACTACAGTGTTTGGATCATATGACCCATTCGAAGAGATTGCTAAAGTGGCTAAGAAGTACAATATCCATTTCCATATTGATGGATCATGGGGTGGTAATGTTGTATTCTCACCCACATACAAAGATCGATTAGCCGGATGCCAATACGCTGATTCAATAACTGTCAATCCACATAAGATGTTGGGTGTACCAACAACTTGCTCTTTTTTACTTATCCCTCATGTGGCCCATTTCCAAACAGCAATGTCATTACAAGCGCCCTATTTGTTTCATGGTCgtgataatgatgatgatgaaaattatgATTTGGCCGATGGAACTATGGGATGTGGACGTAGAGCTGATAGCTTTAAATTTTATTTGAGTTGGTTGTATTATGGACAAATTGGATTCCAACATCGTGTTGATCATGCGTACAAGATTCAAGAGCATTTCGTGAGTAGGATTACTTCCTATCCTGGTGATGTGTTTGAACTTGTGGGTCCAAAAACACCGCAATGTTTACaagtttgtttttattATCACCCGCCATCGGTAAAAGGAGATAAGTCCAGTGGTTCTGCTGGTGAGAGGAATACTGAAGTAACGAGATATATCTCCAGAGAGTTGCATAAACAAGGCAAGtatttggttgatttcaGTCCTAATCCTGAAGATGAATCACAAGGAGAATTTTTCCGAGTTGTTTTTAATTCACCCATATTGAGTGATAAagtagttgatgatttgattgaaagtATTGTGACAGTTGGTCAAGAGTTGCAATAA